From Nonlabens sp. Ci31, the proteins below share one genomic window:
- a CDS encoding nucleotide sugar dehydrogenase: MKKIAVIGLGYVGLPLARLFATKYSVLGLDINRSRIDNLQKGIDDTLEVEEELLKSVLKSENSNANGLYCSFDLEELETATIYIVTVPTPVDTKNQPDLTALVKASETVGKYLSKDDIVIYESTVYPGATEEVCVPILEKQSGLKFNKDFFAGYSPERINPGDKLHRIEHILKVTSGSTPEIALMIDDLYASVIAAGTHLAPTIKVAEAAKVIENAQRDINIAFVNELAKIFNLLDIDTQAVLEAAGTKWNFIKFQPGLVGGHCIGVDPYYLAQKAQQVGYNPEIILAGRRVNDSMGEYVASQTVKLMLSRAIILKNAAILILGITFKENCPDVRNTKVVDVVSSLREFGLQVDIHDPNADPIEVQKEYGLESMLGLPQKKYSAIVLAVAHQQFLDLDLSELLEPNGVVYDVKGVLGSKADKKL; this comes from the coding sequence ATGAAAAAAATAGCAGTTATAGGTTTGGGTTATGTGGGATTGCCATTGGCAAGACTTTTTGCTACAAAATATAGTGTACTGGGCTTAGATATAAATAGAAGCAGAATAGACAATTTACAAAAGGGAATAGACGATACTCTTGAGGTAGAAGAAGAGTTGTTAAAGTCTGTTCTAAAGTCTGAAAATTCAAATGCTAACGGCTTGTACTGCTCATTTGATTTGGAGGAGTTGGAAACAGCAACTATTTATATAGTAACGGTTCCTACTCCAGTAGATACTAAAAACCAACCAGATTTAACAGCTTTGGTTAAAGCGAGTGAGACTGTTGGTAAGTATTTGAGTAAAGATGATATTGTAATTTATGAATCCACAGTTTACCCAGGAGCCACAGAAGAAGTATGTGTTCCCATTCTTGAAAAGCAAAGCGGTTTAAAATTCAATAAAGACTTTTTTGCTGGCTATTCTCCAGAGCGCATCAATCCAGGAGATAAATTACACAGAATAGAACATATTTTAAAAGTAACTTCAGGAAGCACCCCTGAAATAGCATTAATGATCGATGATTTATACGCATCGGTGATAGCTGCAGGTACCCATCTTGCGCCTACTATCAAGGTTGCTGAAGCAGCAAAAGTGATAGAAAATGCGCAAAGAGATATCAACATTGCTTTTGTAAATGAATTGGCTAAAATTTTCAACTTATTAGACATTGATACCCAAGCAGTGCTAGAAGCAGCAGGTACCAAATGGAATTTTATAAAATTTCAACCAGGATTGGTAGGTGGTCATTGTATAGGTGTTGATCCGTATTACTTGGCTCAAAAAGCACAACAAGTAGGCTATAACCCAGAGATCATATTAGCTGGTAGAAGGGTCAATGACAGTATGGGTGAATATGTAGCCAGTCAGACCGTAAAGCTTATGCTGTCTAGAGCGATCATCCTAAAAAATGCAGCAATTTTAATTTTGGGGATTACATTTAAAGAAAATTGTCCTGATGTGAGGAATACAAAAGTGGTGGACGTGGTATCAAGTTTAAGAGAATTTGGCCTACAAGTAGATATCCATGATCCCAATGCAGATCCTATAGAAGTGCAAAAGGAATACGGTTTAGAGTCCATGCTAGGATTGCCTCAGAAAAAATACAGTGCGATTGTATTAGCAGTGGCACATCAACAGTTTTTAGATTTGGACCTTTCAGAATTACTAGAACCTAACGGGGTTGTATATGATGTGAAAGGAGTTTTAGGATCTAAAGCAGATAAGAAATTATAA
- a CDS encoding UDP-N-acetylglucosamine 4,6-dehydratase — protein MNILNLIGREHLLFESDIKRNENELLEKVRSSSFLVLGGAGSIGQAVVKEIFKRNPKKLHVVDISENNLVELVRDVRSSFGYIDGDFQTFALDIGSIEYDAFVNSDGEYDYVLNLSALKHVRSEKDPFTLMRMIDVNIFNTYKSIQQSIDKGVSKYFCVSTDKAANPVNMMGASKRIMEMFIMKTSQEINISTARFANVAFSDGSLLHGFNKRIEKLQPIVAPTDVKRYFVVPQEAGELCLMSCLLGQNRDIFFPKLSEGLDLISFSDIAVNYLKQIGYKPFLCDSEQEARDLMETLPKEGKWPCYFTVSDTTGEKSFEEFYTDNETIDLNQFENLGIIKNEYVESDKKISYFENSIKNMKDSKQWKKSHIVELFNQILPNFNHEEKGKFLDSKM, from the coding sequence ATGAATATTTTAAATCTAATAGGTCGTGAGCATCTTCTTTTTGAGAGTGATATTAAACGTAATGAAAATGAATTATTAGAAAAAGTAAGGTCAAGTTCTTTTCTTGTTTTAGGTGGGGCTGGTTCAATAGGTCAAGCAGTTGTAAAAGAAATTTTTAAAAGAAATCCTAAGAAATTACATGTTGTAGATATCAGTGAAAATAATTTAGTGGAACTAGTTAGAGACGTAAGAAGTTCTTTTGGGTATATAGATGGGGATTTTCAAACCTTTGCCTTAGACATAGGTAGTATAGAATATGATGCATTTGTAAATTCAGATGGTGAATATGATTACGTTTTAAACCTAAGTGCACTAAAACATGTGCGAAGTGAAAAGGATCCCTTTACGTTAATGAGAATGATTGATGTAAATATTTTCAATACCTATAAGTCAATACAGCAATCTATTGACAAAGGAGTTTCCAAATACTTTTGTGTTTCCACTGATAAGGCTGCAAATCCAGTTAATATGATGGGAGCTTCCAAGAGAATTATGGAAATGTTTATTATGAAAACTAGTCAAGAAATAAATATCTCAACAGCCCGCTTTGCAAATGTTGCTTTTTCTGATGGGTCCTTATTACATGGTTTTAATAAAAGAATTGAAAAGCTTCAACCTATTGTAGCACCAACTGATGTAAAAAGATATTTCGTAGTTCCACAAGAGGCAGGTGAACTATGTTTAATGTCTTGTTTATTAGGTCAAAATAGGGACATCTTTTTCCCTAAATTAAGTGAAGGGCTAGATTTAATATCATTTTCTGATATAGCAGTTAATTACCTTAAGCAAATAGGATATAAGCCGTTTCTATGTGATTCTGAGCAAGAAGCAAGAGACTTAATGGAGACACTACCTAAAGAAGGTAAATGGCCTTGTTATTTCACAGTTTCAGATACAACTGGTGAAAAATCATTTGAAGAATTCTATACAGATAATGAAACGATTGATTTAAATCAATTTGAAAATTTAGGTATTATTAAAAATGAGTATGTGGAAAGCGATAAAAAAATCTCATATTTTGAGAATTCTATAAAGAATATGAAAGATTCTAAACAGTGGAAAAAATCTCACATAGTAGAATTGTTTAATCAAATTTTACCTAACTTCAATCATGAAGAAAAGGGAAAATTTTTAGATAGTAAAATGTAA
- a CDS encoding four helix bundle protein, with the protein MNVRSHKDPNVWKESMDLVETIYFISKNFPKEEIYSLTSQMRRCAVSIPSNIAEGAGRKGSKEFARFLYIAMGSLSELETQFEISIRLKYVPEEIQTVIIFDKIIYIRRMLSKLIKSLA; encoded by the coding sequence ATGAACGTCAGAAGCCACAAAGACCCTAACGTTTGGAAAGAAAGTATGGATCTCGTAGAAACCATCTACTTTATCTCTAAAAATTTTCCAAAAGAAGAAATATATAGTTTGACAAGTCAAATGAGAAGATGCGCAGTTTCAATTCCTTCTAACATAGCTGAAGGAGCTGGAAGAAAAGGTTCAAAAGAATTTGCACGTTTCTTATACATAGCAATGGGCTCACTCTCAGAATTAGAAACACAATTTGAAATATCAATTCGATTAAAGTACGTTCCAGAAGAAATACAAACAGTAATAATCTTTGATAAAATCATTTACATCAGAAGAATGCTCTCCAAATTAATTAAAAGCCTAGCTTAA
- the neuC gene encoding UDP-N-acetylglucosamine 2-epimerase gives MKVAVATGTRADFGLLRPLIQELKNDHFFKLSLWVTAMHLSDRFGNTINEIIDSGFEIDHRIPCLEEDDDSVAISKTISRAIDGFAQVIQKDTPDFLVILGDRTEMLGAAIAATVGNLPIVHIHGGETTIGAYDESIRHSITKMSYIHFTASQEYKNRVIQLGEYPNRVFNVGAIGIDSIKNLPLLSTKQLEEDLNFKFDHRNILITYHPVTLESSSALKQFQFILKALDELKNTFLIFTHANSDKDGRVINSMIDEYTELNKSKSIGVKSLGQLRYFSMLKNVDVVLGNSSSGILEVPYFNIPTINVGDRQTGRLMSKSVIQSSNDLENIKKSLKLSLDPAFAKAIKNQPHIYGEGTATQQIIKVLKNIKITSLKKPFYDLPK, from the coding sequence ATGAAAGTTGCTGTTGCTACTGGTACTCGTGCTGATTTTGGTTTATTAAGGCCATTAATACAAGAATTGAAGAATGATCATTTCTTCAAGTTGTCTCTTTGGGTAACGGCCATGCATCTATCTGATAGATTTGGTAATACCATTAATGAGATAATTGATTCTGGTTTTGAAATTGATCACAGAATTCCTTGTCTTGAAGAGGATGATGATAGTGTTGCAATTAGCAAAACAATTTCTAGAGCCATAGATGGATTTGCTCAAGTTATTCAAAAAGACACACCTGATTTTCTAGTAATATTAGGAGACAGAACAGAAATGCTAGGAGCTGCAATTGCTGCTACCGTGGGAAACTTACCTATCGTACACATACATGGAGGAGAAACAACCATAGGGGCATATGATGAAAGTATAAGGCATAGTATCACTAAGATGAGTTACATTCACTTTACAGCTTCTCAGGAATATAAAAATAGAGTCATACAACTTGGAGAGTACCCTAATCGTGTTTTTAATGTAGGCGCTATAGGAATAGATTCTATTAAGAATTTACCTTTACTTAGTACAAAGCAACTGGAAGAAGATTTAAATTTTAAATTTGATCATAGAAATATTTTAATTACTTATCATCCAGTTACTTTAGAGTCTTCAAGTGCTTTGAAACAGTTTCAGTTCATTCTCAAAGCATTAGATGAGCTTAAAAATACCTTTCTAATATTTACTCATGCAAATTCAGATAAGGACGGAAGGGTTATTAATAGTATGATTGATGAATACACTGAATTGAATAAAAGTAAATCTATAGGTGTAAAATCTTTAGGGCAATTAAGATATTTTAGTATGCTTAAAAATGTTGATGTAGTTCTAGGAAATAGTTCCAGTGGAATTTTAGAAGTTCCCTATTTTAACATACCTACTATTAATGTAGGCGATCGACAGACAGGTCGTCTGATGTCCAAAAGTGTCATACAAAGTTCTAACGATCTTGAAAATATTAAAAAATCGTTGAAATTAAGTTTAGATCCCGCTTTCGCGAAAGCAATAAAAAACCAACCTCATATATATGGAGAAGGTACTGCGACTCAACAAATCATTAAGGTTCTGAAAAATATAAAGATTACATCGTTGAAAAAACCATTTTACGACCTGCCTAAATAA
- a CDS encoding LegC family aminotransferase, producing MLNYDMIIDNIRDLFNEPKEFIPLHVPHFSGNEKKYVNECIDSTFVSSVGKFVDQFELAIAKYTGAKRCVVCVNGTNAIHLALIASGVDAGDEVLTQPLTFIATVNAISYAQATPVFVDVDKDTMGMSPTSLRKFLEEETIIKEGNCYSKTTGSKISACLPMHTFGHAVRIDEIKTICEEFHIILIEDAAEAIGSVYKGKHLGTYGLLGTFSFNGNKTITTGGGGAIITDDEELADKLKHLSTQAKVPHKWKYEHDQIGYNYRMPNINAALGLAQIENLDYILKQKRKLAKSYKQFFTSLEIDFFVERENELSNYWLNAVILENKEQQQIFLTKLNDAGVMCRPIWELMTEMVMFKDCQKTNLDNARWLSDRVVNIPSSVVI from the coding sequence ATGCTTAATTACGATATGATTATCGATAACATACGGGATTTGTTTAATGAGCCTAAAGAGTTTATACCTTTGCATGTTCCGCATTTTTCAGGAAATGAGAAGAAATATGTTAATGAGTGTATAGACTCTACATTTGTTTCCAGTGTTGGTAAGTTTGTCGATCAATTCGAACTTGCAATAGCCAAGTATACAGGTGCCAAAAGATGCGTGGTTTGTGTAAATGGAACTAATGCAATCCACCTTGCTTTAATAGCCAGTGGCGTTGATGCAGGTGACGAAGTTTTAACTCAACCATTAACTTTTATAGCTACAGTTAATGCTATATCATATGCACAAGCAACACCTGTGTTTGTCGATGTTGATAAAGATACCATGGGAATGTCACCTACTTCTTTAAGAAAGTTTCTAGAAGAGGAAACAATTATTAAAGAGGGCAACTGTTACAGCAAGACAACAGGAAGTAAGATCAGTGCTTGCTTACCTATGCACACCTTTGGACATGCAGTTCGTATTGATGAAATAAAAACAATATGTGAAGAATTCCATATAATTTTAATAGAAGATGCTGCTGAAGCTATCGGTAGTGTTTATAAAGGAAAACACTTAGGAACTTATGGATTATTGGGTACATTCAGTTTTAACGGAAACAAAACAATTACTACTGGTGGTGGAGGTGCTATAATTACAGATGATGAAGAATTAGCTGATAAGTTAAAGCATCTTAGTACCCAAGCTAAAGTTCCCCATAAATGGAAATATGAACACGATCAAATTGGGTATAATTATAGAATGCCCAATATTAACGCTGCCTTAGGATTAGCTCAAATTGAAAATTTAGATTATATCCTTAAGCAAAAAAGAAAATTAGCAAAATCTTATAAACAGTTTTTTACTTCTTTAGAGATAGACTTCTTTGTAGAACGTGAGAATGAATTATCTAATTACTGGTTGAATGCAGTAATTTTAGAAAATAAAGAGCAACAACAAATTTTCTTAACAAAGCTAAACGATGCTGGCGTTATGTGTCGACCTATTTGGGAATTAATGACGGAGATGGTGATGTTTAAAGATTGTCAAAAAACGAACCTAGATAATGCGAGGTGGCTTTCAGATCGTGTTGTTAATATACCTAGTAGTGTTGTAATTTAA
- a CDS encoding nucleotide sugar dehydrogenase — protein sequence MKIKNICCIGAGYVGGPTMTMIAAKCPNITVNVVDINEKRIAAWNDLDVENIPIYEPGLSELVSQTRGNNLFFSTDVDAAIKAADMIFISVNTPTKTYGVGKGMAADLKYIELCARQIAAVATTDKIIVEKSTLPVRTAEALRSILDNTGNGVQFDILSNPEFLAEGTAVSDLLNPDRVLIGGEQTENGKKAQKALVDVYSNWVPKDQILTTNVWSAELSKLTANAFLAQRVSSINAISELCEVTEADVNEVARAIGADSRIGSKFLKASVGFGGSCFQKDILNLVYISQTYGLQEVADYWEQVIIMNDHQKRRFAKKIVKTLFNTVSGKKIALMGWAFKKDTNDTRESAAIYVADYLLNEQAEITVYDPKVTAEQIYSDLNYLGTRTDEENRRLLKVVTDPKAAVAKAHATAILTEWDEFKNFNWKETYDSMLKPAFLFDGRMLLDHEELQRIGFEVYTIGRG from the coding sequence ATGAAAATAAAAAATATTTGTTGTATCGGAGCTGGTTATGTAGGAGGTCCTACGATGACCATGATTGCTGCTAAATGCCCTAATATTACCGTAAATGTAGTGGATATCAATGAAAAACGCATAGCGGCATGGAATGATCTCGATGTGGAAAACATTCCTATTTACGAACCAGGACTATCGGAACTGGTGAGTCAAACAAGAGGTAACAACCTGTTCTTTTCTACCGATGTGGATGCGGCAATCAAAGCTGCTGACATGATTTTTATATCGGTGAATACGCCTACAAAAACCTATGGTGTAGGAAAAGGTATGGCCGCAGACCTAAAATATATCGAGCTTTGTGCCAGACAAATAGCCGCAGTAGCGACTACAGATAAAATAATAGTTGAAAAGTCCACCTTACCGGTGAGAACGGCAGAGGCTTTAAGAAGTATACTGGACAATACTGGAAACGGAGTGCAATTTGACATTCTTTCCAATCCAGAATTCTTGGCAGAAGGAACAGCAGTTTCTGATCTTCTCAATCCAGATCGAGTATTAATAGGTGGCGAGCAAACAGAAAATGGGAAAAAAGCTCAAAAAGCATTGGTGGATGTGTATTCTAATTGGGTTCCTAAAGATCAAATATTAACCACTAATGTTTGGTCAGCCGAGCTTTCTAAGCTTACTGCAAATGCCTTTTTAGCGCAACGGGTAAGCAGTATAAACGCTATATCAGAGCTATGTGAAGTCACGGAAGCAGATGTAAATGAAGTAGCTAGAGCAATAGGAGCCGATTCTAGAATAGGATCTAAATTCTTAAAAGCATCTGTAGGTTTTGGAGGTTCTTGTTTTCAGAAAGATATTTTAAATCTTGTTTATATATCCCAGACCTATGGTTTACAAGAAGTAGCCGATTATTGGGAGCAGGTGATTATTATGAACGATCACCAGAAAAGGAGGTTTGCTAAAAAAATAGTAAAGACCTTGTTCAACACCGTATCTGGCAAAAAAATCGCTTTAATGGGTTGGGCTTTTAAAAAGGATACCAACGATACAAGAGAGTCTGCCGCTATTTATGTGGCCGACTACCTATTAAACGAACAAGCAGAAATTACGGTCTACGATCCGAAAGTTACCGCAGAACAAATTTATAGTGATCTCAATTATTTGGGCACCCGAACAGATGAAGAGAATCGAAGACTTCTTAAGGTAGTCACCGATCCTAAAGCAGCGGTAGCAAAGGCTCATGCGACAGCCATATTGACAGAGTGGGATGAATTTAAAAATTTCAACTGGAAAGAGACCTATGACAGCATGCTCAAACCAGCATTCCTTTTTGATGGTCGCATGTTATTAGATCATGAGGAGTTGCAACGCATAGGCTTTGAGGTGTATACCATAGGTAGAGGTTGA
- a CDS encoding SDR family oxidoreductase: MTQDKILITGAAGFIGSNLADYFVGKGYVVVGLDNFSTGHFKNIQQLKEKSNFQFIEGDIRDMEVCVKAVKGCRYVLHQAALGSVPRSIKDPITTNDVNISGFLNILTACKNEEVDKLVYAASSSTYGDSKALPKVEDQIGKPLSPYAITKYVNELYADVFYKTYGLKSIGLRYFNVFGRRQDPNGAYAAVIPKFIAHLMNRKSPIINGDGTFSRDFTYIDNVIQANELAMLSTQEESNNCVLNIAFGERTTISDLVQTLKDLLSRSTKSIQNLKINYGPNREGDVPHSLASIQKAKDVIGYDPQYSLQDGLKESIKWYQDNL, from the coding sequence TTGACACAAGACAAGATACTTATTACCGGCGCCGCAGGATTTATAGGGAGCAACTTAGCTGATTATTTTGTGGGAAAAGGATATGTGGTTGTTGGATTAGATAATTTTTCCACAGGTCATTTCAAGAATATTCAACAACTAAAAGAGAAGTCCAATTTTCAATTTATCGAAGGAGATATAAGAGATATGGAGGTGTGCGTCAAAGCGGTAAAAGGTTGTCGATACGTATTGCATCAAGCAGCATTAGGAAGTGTTCCTAGATCTATCAAAGACCCCATTACTACCAATGATGTAAATATCAGCGGTTTTTTGAACATATTGACTGCTTGCAAGAATGAAGAGGTTGACAAGTTGGTATATGCAGCAAGTTCTTCTACTTATGGTGATTCCAAAGCCTTACCTAAAGTGGAAGATCAAATAGGGAAACCACTATCCCCATATGCGATAACAAAATATGTAAATGAATTATATGCAGACGTTTTTTATAAAACGTACGGACTAAAAAGCATTGGTTTACGGTATTTTAATGTGTTTGGTAGAAGACAAGATCCCAATGGGGCCTATGCGGCAGTAATTCCCAAATTTATTGCTCATCTTATGAATAGGAAGTCCCCAATTATCAATGGAGACGGAACATTTTCAAGAGACTTTACCTATATAGATAATGTGATACAAGCAAACGAACTGGCTATGTTGTCTACTCAGGAAGAATCTAATAATTGCGTATTAAATATTGCTTTTGGTGAGCGAACTACGATTTCAGATTTAGTTCAGACATTAAAAGATCTATTGAGTCGTTCCACAAAAAGTATACAGAATTTAAAAATCAATTATGGACCAAATCGAGAAGGTGATGTGCCTCACTCCTTAGCATCTATTCAAAAAGCTAAAGATGTCATAGGTTATGATCCTCAATACAGTTTACAAGATGGTTTAAAGGAGTCTATCAAATGGTACCAAGATAACTTGTAA
- a CDS encoding methionyl-tRNA formyltransferase: protein MKIGYFADGPWSHEAFKKIQADTRFQIEFIVPRYDTKDNTLETFASNHNIPYFKLQNVNDKISLEKIESFSCDILVSMSFNQIFRKDIINLTPNGIINCHAGKLPFYRGRNILNWVLINDEDEFGITVHYVDEGIDTGDIILQKSYSINESDDYSTLLSRSYIECANILYDALILFIDGDVPRINQATIHPLGMYCGRRGMGDEIIDWNQTSREIHNFIRSVCSPGPLATTYSRDTEVKINKSKYYNNAPNYIGKVGQILSKTANGYLVKTKDSYIEIFEVRSDRKLIVGNCLLNK, encoded by the coding sequence ATGAAAATAGGTTATTTTGCTGACGGGCCTTGGTCCCATGAAGCTTTTAAAAAAATACAAGCAGATACCAGGTTTCAAATAGAGTTTATTGTTCCTAGATATGACACAAAAGATAACACTTTGGAAACTTTTGCATCAAATCACAATATACCATATTTTAAATTACAGAATGTTAATGATAAAATTTCACTTGAAAAAATAGAATCTTTTTCTTGTGATATTCTTGTTTCCATGAGTTTTAATCAGATCTTTCGTAAAGATATTATTAATCTTACTCCGAATGGTATAATAAATTGCCATGCTGGTAAATTACCATTTTATAGAGGAAGGAATATTCTTAATTGGGTATTGATCAATGACGAAGATGAATTCGGGATTACAGTTCATTATGTTGACGAAGGTATAGATACTGGCGATATAATACTGCAGAAATCATATAGCATTAATGAAAGTGACGACTATTCAACTTTATTAAGTAGGTCTTACATTGAATGTGCTAATATCCTATATGATGCTTTAATTTTATTTATAGATGGAGATGTTCCTCGTATTAATCAAGCAACTATACATCCTTTAGGGATGTACTGTGGTAGACGTGGAATGGGGGATGAGATTATTGATTGGAATCAAACATCAAGAGAGATCCATAATTTTATTAGGTCTGTTTGTAGTCCTGGTCCACTCGCAACTACTTATAGTAGAGATACTGAAGTTAAAATTAATAAATCAAAGTACTATAATAATGCTCCTAATTATATCGGTAAAGTAGGACAAATTTTATCAAAAACAGCAAATGGATATTTGGTGAAAACTAAAGATTCATACATCGAAATTTTCGAAGTTCGTTCCGACAGGAAATTGATAGTAGGAAATTGTTTGTTAAATAAATAA
- the rfbA gene encoding glucose-1-phosphate thymidylyltransferase RfbA, translating to MKGIILAGGSGTRLHPLTLAVSKQLLPIYDKPMVYYPLSVLMEAGITEVLLISTPNDLPNFERLLGDGSKFGISISYKVQPSPDGLAQAFILGEEFIGDDAVALVLGDNIFYGAGFSDLLEEAVQKVTQKNVAVVFGNYVKDPERYGVASFDASGQLSSIEEKPTNPASNYAVVGLYFYPNSVIEVAKGLKPSKRGELEITAVNQYYLENKSLEMQILSRGFAWLDTGTHEALTEATEFVKAVEKRTGLKIACLEEMALIQKRITAEDLFSRVEHLKGDYYDYIKEVVLRNRKAN from the coding sequence ATGAAAGGAATAATTTTAGCGGGTGGTTCGGGAACAAGATTACATCCATTAACCCTAGCAGTCAGTAAACAACTTTTACCTATTTATGATAAGCCTATGGTGTATTACCCGCTTTCTGTTTTAATGGAAGCTGGTATTACAGAGGTGCTATTGATATCCACACCAAATGACCTTCCTAATTTTGAACGTTTACTTGGTGATGGAAGTAAGTTTGGCATCTCGATCTCGTACAAGGTACAGCCTAGCCCAGACGGTCTCGCACAAGCATTTATTCTCGGTGAAGAATTTATAGGGGATGATGCTGTAGCTTTGGTTTTAGGAGATAATATTTTTTATGGAGCTGGATTTTCTGATTTATTGGAAGAAGCAGTACAGAAAGTGACTCAAAAAAATGTGGCTGTTGTATTTGGTAATTATGTAAAAGATCCAGAGCGTTATGGTGTGGCAAGTTTTGATGCTAGTGGTCAACTGAGCAGTATTGAAGAAAAGCCTACCAATCCTGCATCCAACTATGCCGTAGTAGGTCTTTATTTTTACCCCAATTCAGTTATAGAAGTGGCAAAAGGATTAAAGCCATCTAAGAGAGGCGAATTGGAGATCACTGCGGTCAATCAGTATTATTTAGAGAATAAGAGTTTAGAAATGCAAATACTGAGTCGCGGCTTTGCCTGGTTGGATACCGGGACGCATGAAGCACTTACTGAGGCAACGGAATTTGTAAAAGCGGTAGAAAAACGTACCGGCCTTAAAATAGCTTGTTTAGAAGAGATGGCGTTGATCCAAAAAAGGATTACCGCAGAAGATCTTTTTAGTAGAGTTGAACACTTAAAAGGAGATTACTACGACTATATCAAAGAAGTAGTTCTCAGAAACAGAAAAGCGAATTAA
- the neuB gene encoding N-acetylneuraminate synthase, whose translation MNRTLIIAEAGVNHNGDIQMAKQLVNAAAAAKVDYVKFQTFKADKLVTKKSKKADYQIINTADGDPSQYNMLKALELTDEMHDELIAYCKTKDVKFLSTGFDQDSLAYLKDKGITLAKIPSGELTNLPYLRTVANLFQDVILSTGMATLSEVKEAYNILLDNGVSRNRITILHCNTEYPTPMVDVNLLGMLDIKEKLNCSVGYSDHTLGIEVPIAATALGAVVIEKHFTLDRNLPGPDHKASLEPDELKQMVQSIRNIETALSGSGVKEPSPSELKNKPIARKSIVAILPIEQGETFTLHNIGVKRPGTGISPMKWDEVLGSSALKSFNIDDLIEL comes from the coding sequence ATGAATAGAACACTCATAATTGCAGAGGCAGGAGTTAATCATAATGGTGACATTCAGATGGCTAAACAATTGGTAAACGCGGCAGCAGCCGCTAAAGTGGATTACGTAAAGTTTCAAACCTTTAAGGCTGATAAGTTAGTTACTAAAAAAAGTAAAAAGGCAGATTATCAAATTATTAATACTGCCGATGGAGATCCTTCACAATATAACATGCTTAAAGCATTAGAGCTGACTGATGAAATGCATGATGAACTGATCGCTTACTGTAAAACTAAAGATGTAAAGTTTTTATCTACAGGATTTGATCAAGATAGTCTAGCTTATTTAAAAGATAAGGGTATCACTTTGGCAAAAATCCCATCAGGTGAGTTAACTAATCTTCCTTATTTAAGGACTGTTGCTAATTTATTTCAGGATGTTATTTTAAGTACTGGAATGGCAACTTTAAGCGAGGTGAAGGAAGCTTATAATATACTTCTAGATAATGGAGTTAGTCGCAATCGAATAACCATTTTACATTGCAATACAGAATATCCTACACCGATGGTAGATGTAAACCTCTTAGGTATGTTAGATATTAAAGAAAAGTTGAACTGCTCTGTTGGATATTCTGATCATACTTTAGGGATAGAAGTCCCGATCGCCGCTACGGCTTTGGGTGCCGTTGTAATTGAAAAACATTTCACTCTGGATAGAAACTTACCAGGACCTGATCATAAAGCTTCTTTAGAACCAGATGAACTCAAACAAATGGTGCAGTCCATAAGAAATATTGAGACGGCTTTAAGTGGCTCTGGTGTCAAAGAACCATCACCATCTGAATTAAAAAATAAACCAATTGCAAGAAAAAGTATTGTAGCCATACTACCTATCGAACAAGGTGAAACGTTCACTCTTCATAACATAGGAGTAAAACGACCAGGCACTGGAATAAGTCCTATGAAGTGGGACGAAGTTTTAGGTTCAAGTGCTTTAAAAAGTTTTAATATTGATGATTTAATAGAATTGTAA